A genomic stretch from Microplitis mediator isolate UGA2020A chromosome 10, iyMicMedi2.1, whole genome shotgun sequence includes:
- the LOC130675976 gene encoding uncharacterized protein LOC130675976, whose product MALLEVYESNIVNYSAKGTRCNKKTGIDPSVYNAILGWARSRTSEEIKEKDFVYYVNKFIYNKRQYPGDTLSKNKPTPENKGNIQLDNQEESSSGNTLHNPPENIGEVPLDNMPPCNLNALDQAHHNVNKELEHNRNVSIDLDNQQISSSCNTLQSPSDNTVKVQSKNMSPYTFNSTDQVYHNMNKDLDFVSQGRKYPLSVENYENMMDVPPSYVPPYNLHTVNQFQNNSNWSSNYVSPNGEYSPNVTSNHIQQSMDILQYKYDYLQDRTYYNF is encoded by the exons ATGGCTCTTCTGGAAGTTTATGAATCAAATATAGTGAATTATTCAGCAAAAGGTACCaggtgcaataaaaaaacggGTATTGATCCGTCAGTGTATAATGCAATTTTAG GTTGGGCACGATCTAGGACTTCAGAAGAGATCAAAGAGAAAGACTTCGTTTAttacgtaaataaatttatttataataagagGCAATATCCTGGAGACACTCTTTCGAAAAATAAGCCGACACCAGAAAATAAGGGAAACATCCAGTTAGACAATCAAGAAGAATCATCAAGTGGCAATACTCTTCACAATCCTCCTGAAAATATAGGTGAAGTGCCATTGGACAATATGCCACCGTGTAATTTAAATGCCTTAGACCAGGCTCACCATAACGTGAATAAGGAATTAGAGCATAATAGAAATGTTTCCATCGACTTGGACAATCAACAGATATCATCGAGTTGCAATACTCTTCAAAGTCCTTCTGATAATACTGTTAAAGTGCAATCGAAGAACATGTCACCGTATACTTTCAATTCCACGGACCAGGTTTACCATAATATGAATAAGGACTTAGATTTCGTATCTCAAGGTCGTAAGTATCCATTAAGCgttgaaaattatgaaaatatgatGGATGTACCACCAAGCTACGTGCCACCATATAATCTACATACTGTAAaccaatttcaaaataattcgaattgGAGCTCAAATTATGTATCTCCAAATGGTGAGTATTCACCAAATGTAACCAGTAATCATATCCAACAGTCGATGGATATACTCCAATATAAATATGATTACTTGCAAGACCGTACATACTACAACTTTTAA
- the LOC130676381 gene encoding uncharacterized protein LOC130676381 yields MPPKKALKKSPKKSKASGENKFTKNSLALIWWINEGSKDIISVSRLSKKNRTVGSIVKLLWENAETKETKMYEAKIIAFDTNYDKLNNILLDDKGEVHDFNDKLFTEKVLQQKRKATSDNKTVKKSKIDQKNQLEDQLLHTPSLFSSCKPTGPILKQNNSQNVLTATCVSNYTQQPTYTSTSSSISSNVKDVESYFWSSEIHNEFVKTHHSAVRHDVFNLKTLNSPKISPPLSYQCNNLNTHVQKSQSHNYGQAGVEDNHQDSGPLDFSKSGNAVPITSVASNTESILTTSVIRNEIYNEADLAHSEISANIEPSALTNEDSRESSDSTAMILNNEIEKIDNIEELQTSEVNVGALHTFFPKEVTEGMIKFFESVHAGIEQAYEQQMKKNSHLSNTPKIPQEFYIPGDNKVEIWVNSGLYLPTERMTFIVNNSVDKKQKPSWKKFVGLVMLEVYGESIGNFSAKGLRGSQHLGIDSKLFAATFGKFDEIQSIK; encoded by the exons atgcctccaaaaaaagctttaaaaaaGAGTCCAAAGAAGTCAAAAGCAAGTggtgaaaataaattcaccAAAAACTCTTTGGCTTTAATATGGTGGATCAACGAAGGGTCGAAAGATATTATATCAGTGTCtcgattatcaaaaaaaaatcgaaccGTGGGGTCAATAGTAAAGTTACTTTGGGAAAATGCAGAAACTAAAGAAACCAAAATGTACGAGGCTAAAATTATTGCATTTGACA caaattatgataagttaaataatattcttcTGGATGACAAAGGTGAAGTTCACGActttaatgataaattgttTACCGAAAAGGTATTACAACAAAAAAGGAAAGCTACTAGTGACaataaaactgtaaaaaaatcaaaaattgaccaaaaaaatcagCTTGAAGATCAGTTACTCCATACCCCGTCTTTATTTTCATCTTGTAAACCTACCGGACCAATTTTGAAGCAAAATAATTCACAAAATGTTCTCACAGCAACATGCGTCTCAAACTATACTCAACAACCGACTTATACTTCTACTTCAAGTAGCATTTCTTCAAATGTTAAAGATGTTGAATCATATTTTTGGTCGAGTGAAATTCATAACGAGTTCGTAAAAACTCATCATAGTGCTGTGAGACATGATGTTTTTAAtcttaaaactttaaattctCCGAAGATTTCACCACCATTATCATACcaatgtaataatttaaatacccACGTACAAAAGTCCCAAAGTCATAACTATGGTCAAGCAGGAGTTGAAGACAATCATCAAGATTCTGGTCCTTTAGACTTTTCCAAAAGTGGCAATGCCGTACCAATCACATCGGTAGCCAGCAATACTGAATCTATTTTGACAACGTCAGTTATTAGAAATGAAATTTACAATGAAGCCGATTTAGCTCACAGTGAAATTTCAGCTAACATTGAACCATCTGCACTTACAAATGAAGACTCGAGGGAATCAAGTGATTCTACAGCTATGATTTTAAACAATGAAATAGAGAAAATCGACAACATTGAAGAATTACAAACCTCTGAAGTTAATGTTGGAGCATTACATACATTTTTCCCTAAAGAag ttacggaaggaatgattaaattttttgaaagcgTTCATGCCGGAATAGAACAAGCATATGAGCaacaaatgaagaaaaattctcatttaagCAATACTCCAAAG aTACCGCAAGAGTTTTATATACCTGGAgataataaa GTTGAAATTTGGGTTAATTCTGGACTTTATTTACCAACAGAGAGAATGACTTTCATCGTTAATAATTCTGTTGACAAGAAACAGAAACCaagctggaaaaaattcgtaGGGTTAGTAATGCTAGAAGTATATGGAGAGAGTATCGGGAATTTTTCTGCAAAGGGTTTACGAGGAAGTCAACATTTAGGCATTGATTCAAAATTGTTTGCTGCTACATTCGGTAAGTTTGACGAAAtacaatcaattaaataa